The window TGGCAGGGAAAATGTGCTTGCATTTATCGCTTCATCTCCAACCTATCCTGCAAAAGAAATTGAAGAAGCAATAAACACTGCACAAGCAATCGGGGCAGAGTATGTGGTTATAGAAACAGATGAAATGGAAGATGCTGATTTTATCCAGAACACAAAGAATAGGTGTTATTACTGCAAATTACATCTCTTTGATAAGGCATGGGAAATTGCAAAAGAAAGAGGATTAAAGCGTATAGCTGAAGGCTCAAATCTTGATGATATGAGTGATTTCAGACCAGGGCGAAAGGCCTGCGCTGAACAGAGTGTGGTTAGTCCGCTGCTCGATGCGCAACTCACCAAGAGTGAGATCAGGAATTTATCGAGAGCCCTGTCGCTACCCACTCACGATAAACCCTCATACGCCTGTCTTGCATCAAGGATACCTTATGGAACACCTATTAACAGCAATATATTAAAAAAGATTGAGCTTTCAGAAGAATTTATAAAGTCCTTCAATATAAAGCAGGTCAGGGTGAGATATCACGGCAGTATTGCGAAAATAGAGGTAGCAGAAGAAGAGATTGATAGAGTTATAGCCTATAGGAACGAAATAGCCGAAGCATTGACACGCTATGGGTTTACTTATGTGTC is drawn from Pseudomonadota bacterium and contains these coding sequences:
- the larE gene encoding ATP-dependent sacrificial sulfur transferase LarE, which gives rise to MIANTKYLRLNKAFPSVIVVVMNLDSKYETLKTIIKGFEGVLVAFSGGVDSTLLLKACVDALGRENVLAFIASSPTYPAKEIEEAINTAQAIGAEYVVIETDEMEDADFIQNTKNRCYYCKLHLFDKAWEIAKERGLKRIAEGSNLDDMSDFRPGRKACAEQSVVSPLLDAQLTKSEIRNLSRALSLPTHDKPSYACLASRIPYGTPINSNILKKIELSEEFIKSFNIKQVRVRYHGSIAKIEVAEEEIDRVIAYRNEIAEALTRYGFTYVS